In Moorella sp. Hama-1, a single genomic region encodes these proteins:
- a CDS encoding EAL domain-containing protein: MLSKREVEAVIRHPERIRVYYQPVVNIQSGRPWGYEALVRGDGVLAKPGRLFKSAGAWGFLGELDAACFKAVLAGGMPREGVLAVNVTAAGLVNLDAAAYANPSLIIELTEYGQREPRELAGVLERWRRDGARVAIDDVGQDSGQLRAALYLKPDFIKLDRSLVAGCDRHSSKRLFLAQALEVCRFLGAGVIAEGIEKPGELKVLRDLGVEYGQGYLLGRPQPGWEKAIMAGEG, from the coding sequence TTGCTAAGCAAGAGGGAAGTCGAAGCGGTAATAAGGCACCCCGAAAGGATACGGGTCTACTACCAGCCGGTAGTGAATATCCAGTCCGGGCGGCCCTGGGGGTATGAAGCCCTGGTGCGCGGCGATGGGGTGCTGGCTAAGCCGGGGCGGCTTTTTAAGAGCGCGGGAGCCTGGGGGTTTTTGGGAGAACTGGATGCCGCCTGCTTTAAGGCCGTGCTGGCCGGGGGAATGCCGAGGGAAGGGGTTTTGGCGGTCAACGTTACTGCCGCCGGCCTCGTCAACCTTGACGCCGCTGCTTACGCCAACCCATCCCTGATCATCGAGTTGACCGAATACGGCCAACGGGAACCCCGGGAATTGGCCGGGGTGCTGGAAAGGTGGCGCCGGGATGGAGCCAGGGTAGCCATAGATGACGTCGGCCAGGACTCAGGCCAGCTGCGGGCGGCGCTGTACCTGAAGCCGGATTTTATCAAGCTGGATCGTTCCCTGGTGGCCGGCTGCGACCGCCATTCTTCAAAGCGATTATTTCTAGCTCAAGCTCTGGAGGTATGCCGTTTCCTGGGGGCGGGAGTAATCGCGGAGGGCATTGAGAAGCCGGGCGAGTTGAAGGTCTTGCGGGATCTGGGCGTAGAATACGGCCAGGGTTACCTGCTGGGCAGGCCGCAGCCTGGATGGGAAAAGGCCATTATGGCTGGTGAGGGGTGA
- a CDS encoding DNA topoisomerase 3 gives MKTLIITEKPSVARDLAAALGSFRSQGGYLENGQYYISWALGHLLELAEPEDYDPTLKKWSLEQLPFIPREFTLKPISSGRKQLAVIKGLVQAPDVSAVVNACDAGREGELIFRRIYTWCKGQKPVKRLWLSEATSAAIKEAFRHLRVGEELDNLAAAAEARAQADWLVGINATRAFTCRHKRLLSVGRVQTPTLALVVAREREIRAFKPEPYFELWATFRKNTGATYQGKWFQEKQDRLPEKKEAGDLAGRIGAGGAVETVEQKEAREQPPQLFNLNDLQKEANKKYGLTAQQTLDAAQALYEKHKLLTYPRTDSRHLTAALVRDTLAGRLQALAGIPAYASLVPKTLPQLGKRYVDDSKVSDHHALIPTAASPDSSKLNPAEQKVYDLVARRFLAIFYPDARYAVTRVVTTAGGESFLSQGRVELDQGWKAVYGQQEEGGAENKDEESQALPQLAEGEAVAVQGVEVKAKQTRPPQRYTEATLLAAMENAGRLVEDKEMADTLKAAGGIGTPATRAAIIERLIKVGYLQREKKNLLPTEKGETLIGLVPEEVKSVELTARWEEGLKEIEEGRRDCKEWLEGIKNFTMEVVQMAREQEAAPAAEPGREALGQCPLCGREVMEYPKSYGCSGYKEGCKFAIWKEIAGKKITAGQAKELLQKGKTGVIKGFKSKAGKKFDAALALGEEGRVGFEFAGRDSEALGKCPLCGKDVIESQKGYGCSGWKEGCKFVIWKEIAGKKITAGQAKELLQKRKTGVIKGFKSRSGKEFDAALTLSNDGIVELDFGKKQEE, from the coding sequence ATCAAAACCCTTATTATCACCGAGAAACCATCTGTCGCCCGTGACCTGGCCGCCGCCCTGGGCAGTTTCCGGAGCCAGGGCGGTTACCTGGAAAACGGGCAATACTACATCTCCTGGGCGCTGGGGCACCTTTTAGAACTGGCCGAACCTGAGGACTACGACCCTACCCTTAAAAAATGGTCCCTTGAGCAGTTGCCCTTTATCCCCAGGGAGTTTACCCTCAAACCTATCAGTAGCGGCAGGAAACAGCTGGCTGTAATCAAGGGTCTGGTACAGGCCCCGGACGTAAGCGCTGTGGTGAACGCCTGCGACGCCGGCCGGGAAGGAGAACTCATATTCCGCCGCATCTACACCTGGTGCAAAGGTCAGAAACCCGTCAAGCGCCTCTGGCTCTCGGAGGCCACGTCGGCGGCCATCAAAGAAGCCTTTCGTCACCTCCGCGTAGGTGAAGAATTGGATAACCTGGCGGCGGCCGCCGAAGCCCGGGCACAGGCCGACTGGCTGGTAGGCATCAATGCCACCAGGGCCTTCACCTGCCGCCACAAGAGGTTGCTTTCGGTCGGCCGGGTCCAGACCCCCACCCTGGCCCTGGTGGTGGCCAGGGAAAGGGAGATCCGTGCTTTCAAGCCGGAACCCTATTTCGAGCTTTGGGCCACCTTCCGGAAAAACACCGGAGCAACCTACCAGGGCAAATGGTTCCAGGAAAAGCAGGACCGGCTGCCGGAGAAAAAAGAAGCCGGGGACCTGGCCGGGCGAATAGGCGCTGGCGGCGCCGTCGAAACAGTGGAACAGAAGGAGGCCCGGGAACAGCCACCGCAGCTGTTCAACCTCAACGACCTCCAGAAAGAAGCCAACAAAAAATACGGCCTCACCGCCCAGCAAACCTTGGACGCGGCCCAGGCCCTGTATGAAAAACATAAGCTTCTGACCTACCCCCGCACCGACAGCCGCCACCTTACGGCGGCCCTGGTCCGGGACACCCTGGCCGGGCGCCTCCAGGCCCTGGCCGGCATACCGGCCTACGCCAGCCTGGTACCAAAGACCCTGCCCCAGCTGGGCAAGCGGTACGTAGACGACAGCAAAGTCAGCGACCACCACGCCCTCATCCCCACGGCCGCAAGCCCCGATTCCAGCAAATTAAACCCGGCCGAGCAAAAGGTATACGACCTGGTAGCCCGGCGTTTCCTGGCCATCTTCTACCCGGATGCCCGGTACGCCGTGACCAGGGTGGTCACCACTGCCGGCGGCGAGAGTTTCTTATCCCAGGGCAGGGTGGAGTTGGATCAGGGCTGGAAGGCCGTCTACGGCCAGCAGGAAGAAGGCGGGGCAGAAAACAAAGACGAAGAAAGCCAGGCCCTCCCCCAGCTGGCGGAAGGCGAAGCAGTCGCCGTTCAGGGAGTAGAAGTAAAGGCGAAGCAGACCAGGCCGCCCCAGCGCTATACCGAAGCCACCCTCCTGGCGGCCATGGAGAACGCCGGCCGCCTGGTGGAAGACAAAGAAATGGCCGATACCCTGAAGGCCGCCGGCGGCATCGGCACCCCCGCCACCAGGGCGGCCATTATCGAGCGCCTTATCAAAGTCGGGTACCTTCAGCGGGAAAAGAAAAACCTGCTGCCTACCGAAAAAGGTGAAACCCTTATCGGCCTGGTGCCGGAAGAGGTGAAGTCGGTCGAATTAACGGCCCGATGGGAGGAGGGGTTGAAAGAGATTGAAGAAGGGCGGCGCGACTGTAAAGAATGGCTGGAAGGAATAAAGAATTTCACCATGGAGGTGGTCCAAATGGCCAGGGAACAGGAAGCAGCCCCGGCGGCCGAGCCCGGCCGGGAAGCCCTGGGGCAGTGCCCCTTATGCGGCCGGGAGGTGATGGAATACCCTAAAAGCTACGGCTGCAGCGGCTACAAAGAAGGCTGCAAATTCGCCATCTGGAAAGAGATAGCCGGCAAAAAAATAACGGCCGGCCAGGCGAAGGAACTGCTGCAAAAAGGGAAAACCGGTGTAATTAAAGGCTTCAAGTCTAAGGCCGGCAAAAAGTTTGACGCCGCCCTGGCTCTGGGAGAAGAAGGCAGAGTAGGATTTGAATTTGCCGGGAGGGACAGCGAAGCCCTGGGGAAATGCCCTCTGTGCGGCAAAGACGTTATTGAGTCCCAGAAAGGGTACGGTTGCTCCGGGTGGAAGGAGGGTTGTAAATT